The following are encoded together in the Serratia odorifera genome:
- the sapB gene encoding putrescine export ABC transporter permease SapB, translating into MIIFTLRRFLLLIITLFLLTLVSFSLSYFTPRAPLNGAGLWDAYQFYFVSLLHWDFGVSSINGQAISEQLSEVFPATMELCILAFTLALLVGIPLGIIAGVLRGKWQDTAISTFALLGFSMPVFWLALLMMLFFSLHLGWLPVSGRFDLLYPVKHVTGFALIDAWLSDSPYRAEMIASALRHMVLPIAALAVAPTTEVVRLMRISTDDVFSQNYIKAAATRGLSRFTIIRRHVLHNALPPIIPKLGLQFSTMLTLAMITEMVFSWPGLGRWLINAIRQQDYAAISAGVMVVGTLVITINVLADILGAATNPLKHKEWYALR; encoded by the coding sequence GTGATTATTTTTACCCTACGCCGCTTTTTACTGCTGATCATCACGCTGTTCCTGCTGACGCTGGTCAGCTTCAGCCTGAGCTATTTTACCCCGCGTGCGCCGCTCAACGGCGCCGGCCTGTGGGACGCCTATCAATTCTACTTCGTCAGCCTGCTGCACTGGGATTTCGGCGTATCCAGCATTAACGGTCAGGCGATCAGCGAACAGCTCAGCGAAGTCTTCCCCGCCACCATGGAACTGTGCATTCTGGCGTTTACCCTGGCATTGTTGGTGGGCATTCCGCTGGGCATCATCGCTGGCGTGCTGCGTGGTAAATGGCAAGACACCGCCATCAGCACTTTTGCGCTGCTGGGCTTTTCCATGCCGGTGTTCTGGCTGGCGCTGCTGATGATGCTGTTCTTCTCACTGCACCTGGGCTGGCTGCCGGTATCCGGCCGTTTTGATCTGCTGTACCCGGTGAAACACGTCACCGGCTTTGCACTGATCGACGCCTGGTTGTCTGATTCTCCCTATCGTGCGGAGATGATCGCCAGCGCCCTGCGCCATATGGTATTGCCCATCGCGGCACTGGCGGTTGCGCCAACCACCGAAGTGGTGCGCCTGATGCGCATCAGCACCGACGATGTCTTCAGCCAGAACTACATCAAGGCGGCGGCGACGCGCGGCCTGTCGCGCTTTACCATCATTCGTCGCCACGTGCTGCACAATGCGCTGCCGCCAATCATACCCAAGCTCGGGTTGCAGTTCTCCACCATGCTGACGCTGGCGATGATCACCGAAATGGTGTTCAGCTGGCCCGGACTGGGGCGCTGGTTGATCAACGCCATCCGCCAGCAGGACTACGCGGCGATTTCTGCCGGGGTGATGGTGGTCGGTACGCTGGTCATCACCATCAACGTCCTGGCCGATATCCTCGGTGCGGCAACCAACCCACTGAAACATAAGGAATGGTATGCCCTTCGATAA
- the sapA gene encoding ABC transporter substrate-binding protein SapA, translated as MRGLPLWILTLCLGGSAIAAVPPAPTTAAAAALPDIRQHGFVYCVSGILNTFNPQMASSGLTVDTLAAQLYDRLLDVDPYTYRLIPELAQSWEVLDNGATYRFHLRKDVPFQTTDWFTPTRRLNADDVVFSFQRVFNQKHPYHDVNGGEYPYFDSLQFGDSVQSVKKLDNYTVEIRLQAPDASFLWHLATHYAPVLSAEYADKLSQAGKQEMIDREPVGTGPFLLNEYRSGQYIRLARNDAYWKGKPRMAQVVIDMSAGGTGRLSKLLTGECDVLAYPAASQLSILRDDPRLRLTLRPGMNIAYLAFNTRKPPFDDLKVRQAISLAINNQRLMQSIYYGTAETAASILPRASWAYDNEAHITEYNPAKSRQMLKQAGIENLNLKLWVPTASQSYNPSPLKTAELIQADLAQVGVNVTIVPVEGRFQEARLMEMNHDLTLTGWATDSNDPDSFFRPLLSCAAIRSQTNYAHWCDPGFDEVLQNALLSQQLAQRIENYQKAQKILEQQLPVLPLASSLRLQAYRYDIKGLVLSPFGNASFAGVYREAAEGAKK; from the coding sequence ATGCGTGGTTTACCCCTTTGGATATTGACGTTATGCCTTGGCGGCTCGGCCATTGCGGCCGTTCCACCGGCACCAACGACCGCCGCCGCCGCGGCACTGCCGGACATTCGGCAACATGGTTTTGTCTATTGCGTCAGCGGCATACTGAACACCTTCAACCCGCAGATGGCCAGCAGCGGCCTGACGGTCGATACCCTGGCCGCCCAGCTGTACGATCGCTTGCTGGACGTTGATCCATACACTTATCGTCTGATCCCCGAACTGGCGCAAAGCTGGGAGGTGCTGGATAACGGCGCAACCTACCGTTTTCACCTGCGCAAGGATGTGCCGTTCCAGACCACCGACTGGTTTACCCCGACGCGCCGACTGAATGCCGACGACGTGGTGTTCAGCTTCCAACGGGTCTTCAACCAGAAGCACCCTTATCATGATGTCAACGGTGGCGAATACCCTTACTTTGACAGCCTGCAATTTGGCGATTCGGTGCAGAGCGTAAAAAAACTCGATAACTACACCGTCGAAATACGCCTGCAGGCGCCGGATGCCTCCTTCCTGTGGCACCTGGCAACCCACTATGCCCCGGTGCTGTCGGCAGAATATGCCGATAAGCTGTCGCAGGCCGGCAAACAGGAAATGATCGACCGCGAGCCGGTCGGCACTGGCCCCTTCCTGCTCAATGAATACCGCTCCGGCCAGTACATCCGGCTGGCACGCAATGACGCCTACTGGAAGGGCAAGCCACGCATGGCGCAGGTGGTGATCGACATGAGCGCCGGCGGTACCGGTCGGTTGTCGAAACTGCTGACCGGCGAGTGCGACGTGCTGGCCTATCCGGCGGCCAGCCAGTTGTCTATCCTGCGTGACGATCCACGCCTGCGCCTGACGCTGCGCCCGGGCATGAACATCGCCTATCTGGCGTTCAACACCCGCAAGCCGCCGTTCGACGATCTGAAGGTACGGCAGGCGATTTCACTGGCGATCAACAACCAGCGACTGATGCAGTCGATTTACTACGGTACCGCCGAAACCGCCGCCTCGATTTTGCCGCGTGCGTCATGGGCCTACGATAACGAAGCGCACATCACCGAATACAACCCGGCCAAATCGCGACAAATGCTCAAGCAGGCAGGCATTGAGAACCTGAACCTCAAACTGTGGGTGCCGACCGCATCGCAGTCTTACAACCCAAGCCCGCTGAAAACTGCCGAACTGATCCAGGCCGATCTGGCGCAGGTGGGGGTTAACGTCACCATCGTGCCGGTAGAGGGCCGTTTCCAGGAAGCGCGGCTAATGGAAATGAACCACGACCTTACCCTGACGGGCTGGGCTACCGACAGTAACGATCCGGACAGTTTCTTCCGGCCACTGCTGAGCTGCGCGGCAATCCGCTCGCAAACCAACTATGCTCACTGGTGTGATCCGGGCTTCGACGAGGTGTTGCAAAATGCCCTGCTTTCCCAGCAGTTGGCACAACGCATCGAAAACTATCAAAAGGCGCAAAAAATTCTGGAACAACAGTTGCCGGTGCTGCCGTTGGCATCCTCACTCCGCCTGCAGGCCTACCGTTATGATATCAAGGGGTTGGTATTGAGCCCGTTCGGTAATGCGTCGTTTGCCGGCGTGTACCGCGAAGCCGCAGAGGGAGCGAAAAAGTGA
- the fabI gene encoding enoyl-ACP reductase FabI, with protein sequence MGFLNGKRILITGVASKLSIAYGIAQAMQREGAQLAFTYQNDKLKPRVVEFAAALGSTRVLECDVGQDASIDALFTTLAADWPTFDGLVHSIGFAPAEQLDGDYLNAVNREGFRIAHDISSYSFVALAKACRGMLNPGSALLTLSYLGAERAIPNYNVMGLAKASLEANVRYMANAMGPDGVRVNGISAGPIRTLAASGIKDFRKMLAHCEAVTPIRRTVTIEDVGNTAAFLCSDLAAGICGEIVHVDGGFNIAAMNELELK encoded by the coding sequence ATGGGATTTCTCAACGGCAAACGCATACTGATTACCGGCGTGGCCAGCAAACTGTCGATCGCCTATGGCATTGCGCAAGCGATGCAGCGTGAAGGCGCGCAACTGGCCTTCACCTATCAGAATGACAAACTGAAGCCGCGCGTGGTGGAGTTCGCTGCCGCATTGGGCTCGACGCGGGTGCTGGAATGCGATGTCGGGCAGGATGCCAGCATTGACGCACTGTTCACCACGCTGGCGGCCGATTGGCCGACCTTTGACGGATTGGTGCATTCCATCGGCTTTGCTCCCGCCGAACAGCTGGACGGCGACTACCTCAACGCCGTCAACCGCGAGGGCTTCCGCATTGCCCACGATATCAGCAGTTACAGTTTTGTCGCGTTGGCCAAAGCCTGCCGCGGCATGCTCAACCCCGGCTCGGCGCTGCTGACGCTGTCTTATCTCGGCGCTGAGCGCGCCATCCCCAATTATAACGTCATGGGCCTGGCCAAGGCTTCGCTGGAGGCCAACGTGCGGTATATGGCCAACGCCATGGGGCCGGACGGCGTACGGGTCAATGGTATCTCCGCTGGGCCAATCCGTACGCTGGCGGCATCGGGCATCAAGGATTTCCGCAAGATGCTGGCGCATTGCGAAGCGGTTACGCCGATCCGCCGCACCGTCACCATTGAAGACGTCGGCAACACCGCCGCCTTTTTATGCTCGGACCTGGCCGCCGGCATCTGTGGTGAAATTGTTCATGTCGACGGCGGTTTCAATATTGCGGCGATGAATGAACTCGAATTGAAATGA
- the folE2 gene encoding GTP cyclohydrolase FolE2: MEKTVSSNLPPLPDAQAWRTERGVIDLDWVGMQGIALPLELAGRPLAAQINASINLRGSRDGARGIHMSRLYAALDGLTQGELTPRRIITTLNDFLHSQPAHSDRAQLTISGDLLLSRPALVSAQRGWKSYPLCIEAQLATVPRLTLKVGVAYSSTCPSSAALSRQAAQQQFLVDFDAESTSLSRQRVAEWLGLHGMPATPHSQRSWAWVTVELSPDEQTVPVMTLIERIEHALGTPVQTLVKRLDEQAFALVNGQNLMFCEDAARRLYNALQASCRYRAGQVVVEHQESLHAHNAVAQLSWQEDDDVA, translated from the coding sequence ATGGAAAAAACAGTATCGTCCAACCTGCCGCCATTGCCGGATGCGCAGGCCTGGCGCACAGAGAGAGGCGTGATTGACCTGGATTGGGTCGGGATGCAGGGCATAGCATTGCCGTTGGAACTGGCCGGGCGACCGCTGGCGGCGCAGATCAATGCCAGCATCAACCTGCGTGGCAGCCGAGACGGCGCGCGCGGTATTCATATGTCGCGCCTTTACGCCGCGCTGGATGGCTTGACCCAGGGGGAGCTAACGCCTCGGCGTATCATTACCACCCTGAACGATTTTTTACACTCGCAGCCAGCGCATAGCGATCGCGCGCAGTTAACCATCAGTGGCGATTTGCTATTGTCACGCCCGGCGTTGGTCAGCGCGCAACGCGGCTGGAAAAGTTACCCGCTGTGTATTGAGGCACAGCTGGCCACGGTGCCCAGGTTAACGCTGAAAGTCGGAGTGGCATATTCATCAACCTGTCCCAGTTCTGCCGCGCTCAGTCGTCAGGCTGCACAACAACAATTTCTGGTTGATTTTGACGCGGAGTCAACCAGCCTTAGCCGCCAGCGAGTGGCTGAATGGTTGGGTTTGCACGGTATGCCGGCAACGCCGCACAGCCAACGCAGCTGGGCCTGGGTAACGGTCGAGCTGTCGCCCGATGAGCAGACCGTACCGGTGATGACGCTGATTGAACGTATCGAACACGCGTTGGGCACGCCGGTACAAACGCTGGTCAAGCGGCTGGACGAGCAGGCTTTCGCCCTGGTCAATGGCCAAAACCTGATGTTTTGTGAAGATGCTGCGCGCCGGTTGTATAACGCGCTGCAAGCATCCTGCCGTTATCGTGCAGGCCAGGTGGTGGTTGAACATCAGGAGAGTCTGCATGCTCACAATGCGGTGGCGCAACTGAGCTGGCAGGAGGATGACGATGTTGCGTAA
- the sapD gene encoding putrescine export ABC transporter ATP-binding protein SapD — MPLLDIRNLTIEFMTADGPVKAVDRVSMTLSEGEIRGLVGESGSGKSLIAKAICGVTKDNWRVTADRFRFDDIDLLQLTPRERRRLVGHNVSIIFQEPQSCLDPSESIGRQLAQAIPGWTFKGRWWQRVNWRKRRAIELLHRVGIKDHDDIMGSFPYELTEGECQKVMIAIALANQPRLLIADEPTNAMEPTTQAQIFRLLSRLNQNNNTTILLISHDLQMMSKWADRVNVLYCGQTVESAQCEDLLATPHHPYTQALIRAMPDFGRSLPHKSRLNTLPGAIPSLEHLPIGCRLGPRCPYAQKKCIETPRLRPVKNHLFACHFPLNMEEQ; from the coding sequence ATGCCGTTACTCGATATCCGCAATCTGACGATTGAATTTATGACCGCCGACGGGCCGGTCAAGGCGGTGGATCGCGTTAGCATGACGCTGAGCGAAGGTGAAATCCGTGGCCTGGTGGGTGAGTCAGGATCAGGTAAGAGCCTGATAGCCAAGGCGATTTGTGGCGTCACCAAAGATAACTGGCGCGTCACCGCCGATCGTTTCCGCTTTGACGATATCGACCTGTTGCAATTAACGCCACGTGAGCGACGCCGACTGGTCGGCCACAACGTATCGATTATTTTTCAGGAGCCGCAGTCCTGTCTTGATCCGTCCGAAAGCATCGGACGTCAGCTGGCGCAGGCGATCCCCGGCTGGACCTTCAAGGGGCGTTGGTGGCAACGCGTCAACTGGCGCAAGCGCCGCGCCATCGAGCTGCTGCACCGCGTCGGCATCAAGGATCATGATGACATCATGGGCAGTTTCCCCTACGAGTTGACCGAAGGTGAATGCCAGAAAGTGATGATTGCCATCGCGCTGGCCAACCAGCCACGGTTATTGATAGCCGACGAACCCACCAACGCCATGGAGCCCACCACCCAGGCACAGATTTTCCGCCTGTTGTCGCGGCTTAATCAAAACAACAACACCACCATTTTGCTGATCAGCCATGACTTGCAGATGATGAGCAAATGGGCCGACCGGGTAAATGTACTGTACTGCGGTCAAACGGTGGAAAGTGCGCAATGCGAAGATTTGCTGGCGACGCCGCACCATCCTTATACCCAGGCGCTGATCCGCGCGATGCCTGACTTTGGCCGTTCGCTGCCGCACAAAAGCAGATTGAACACGCTGCCGGGAGCGATTCCCTCACTGGAGCACCTGCCAATCGGCTGCCGTTTGGGGCCGCGCTGCCCTTATGCACAAAAGAAATGCATCGAAACCCCACGCCTGCGTCCGGTGAAAAACCATCTGTTTGCCTGCCACTTCCCGCTGAACATGGAGGAGCAATAA
- the sapC gene encoding putrescine export ABC transporter permease SapC — protein sequence MPFDNVYREKKMPSPLRYTWRIFYGDALAMIGFYGVIALILLSLFGSLLAPYALDQQFLGYQLLPPSWSRYGNVSFFLGTDDLGRDILSRLLTGTAATYGSALLVTLAAAVIGVILGVFAGVTHGLRSAVLNHILDTLLSIPSLLLAIVVVAFIGPKLEHAMLAVWLALLPRMVRTIYSAVHDELEKEYVVAARLDGATTLQILWFAVMPNIAAVLVTEFTRALSMAILDIAALGFLDLGAQLPSPEWGAMLGDSLELVYVAPWTVMLPGAAIMLSVLLTNLLGDGMRRAINAGVE from the coding sequence ATGCCCTTCGATAACGTATACCGTGAAAAGAAAATGCCCAGCCCGCTGCGTTACACCTGGCGGATTTTTTATGGCGATGCGCTGGCGATGATCGGGTTCTACGGTGTGATTGCGCTGATCCTGCTGTCGCTGTTCGGTAGCCTGCTGGCGCCTTATGCGCTTGACCAGCAATTCCTTGGTTACCAGCTATTGCCGCCCTCGTGGTCTCGCTACGGCAACGTATCGTTTTTCCTTGGTACCGACGACCTGGGCCGCGACATTCTCAGTCGTCTGCTCACCGGCACCGCCGCCACCTATGGCTCGGCGCTGCTGGTAACCCTCGCCGCTGCCGTTATCGGTGTGATCCTCGGCGTGTTCGCCGGCGTGACACACGGCCTGCGCTCGGCGGTGCTGAATCATATTCTCGACACCCTGCTGTCAATCCCGTCGCTGCTGCTGGCTATCGTGGTGGTGGCATTTATCGGGCCGAAGCTCGAGCACGCGATGCTGGCGGTGTGGCTGGCGTTGTTGCCACGTATGGTGCGCACCATTTACAGCGCGGTGCACGACGAGTTGGAAAAAGAATACGTTGTGGCAGCGCGCCTTGATGGCGCCACGACGCTGCAGATTTTATGGTTCGCGGTGATGCCGAATATCGCTGCGGTGCTGGTAACCGAATTTACCCGTGCGCTGTCGATGGCGATCCTGGATATCGCCGCGCTGGGTTTCCTCGATCTTGGTGCGCAGTTGCCCTCGCCTGAATGGGGCGCGATGCTCGGCGATTCCTTGGAACTGGTGTATGTCGCGCCCTGGACGGTAATGTTGCCGGGGGCGGCGATCATGCTGAGCGTGTTGCTGACCAATCTATTGGGCGACGGCATGCGCCGCGCAATCAATGCGGGAGTGGAATAA
- a CDS encoding FdhF/YdeP family oxidoreductase, translated as MKFKPSIKPYTGAAGGWGSLEATTRYVLDSKQALKNLRNLMRVNKVRGFDCPGCAWGDDNHSTFSFCENGAKAVSWEATRHAVTAEFFAAHSVSTLLQQSDYFLEYQGRLTQPMRYHADSDRYQPISWPDALALIAQHVKRMDNPNQIELYTSGRASNEASYLYQLFGRMLGTSNFPDCSNMCHEASGIGLKQSIGVGKGTIRMDDFERADAIFVFGQNPGTNHPRMLHSLKHAARRGARIVSFNTLRERGLERFADPQNPIQMLTPSSSPISSAYYQPNLGGDMAAVRGMVKALLESHRQQQAAGQVGLFDLPFIEQHCVGVDAYLAQVDATSWAKITQQSGLSETQLREAAEIYRSAPRVICTWAMGVTQHKHSVATVREITNLQLLFGQLGKPGAGLCPVRGHSNVQGNRTMGIDEKAPTALLDSLARHFNFSPRREPGHNTVEAIEAMLRGEVKVLIALGGNLAAAAPDSERTAQALRNCGLTVHISTKLNRSHLITGKDALILPTLGRTEQDMQASGAQFITVEDSFSMVHASEGIGKPLSDSQRSETAIVCGIADAVLGNQSLDWLALADDYSLIRDHIAATIAGFDDFNPRCELPGGFYLGNAAAELRFATPSGKAEFGAAALPDSLFPQLAGQTAPFTLQTLRSHDQYNTTIYGLDDRYRGVYGQREVLFINPDDLAALGMQDGERVEIETLWNDGVTRKVSGFKLVSYAIPRGNLAAYYPETNPLVPLASFGDGTGTPTSKSIPVAIRREPASVTLRIA; from the coding sequence ATGAAATTTAAACCGTCTATCAAACCGTATACCGGTGCGGCGGGCGGCTGGGGCTCATTGGAAGCCACCACCCGCTACGTGCTGGACAGCAAGCAAGCATTGAAAAACCTGCGCAATCTGATGCGCGTTAATAAAGTACGCGGCTTCGACTGTCCCGGCTGCGCCTGGGGCGATGACAATCACAGTACCTTCAGCTTTTGCGAAAACGGCGCCAAGGCCGTCAGTTGGGAAGCCACCCGCCATGCGGTTACAGCAGAGTTTTTTGCCGCCCACAGCGTGAGTACGCTGCTGCAACAGAGCGATTATTTCCTTGAGTATCAGGGCCGCCTTACTCAACCAATGCGCTACCATGCCGACAGCGATCGTTATCAGCCCATCAGCTGGCCGGATGCGCTGGCGCTGATTGCCCAGCACGTCAAGCGGATGGACAATCCCAATCAAATCGAACTCTATACCTCCGGCCGCGCCAGTAACGAAGCCTCCTATCTGTATCAGCTGTTCGGGCGCATGCTCGGCACCAGCAACTTCCCCGACTGTTCCAATATGTGTCATGAAGCCAGCGGCATCGGCCTGAAACAGAGCATTGGCGTCGGCAAAGGCACCATCCGCATGGATGATTTCGAGCGGGCCGACGCGATTTTCGTGTTTGGTCAAAACCCCGGCACCAACCATCCGCGCATGTTGCACAGCCTGAAACATGCCGCCCGCCGCGGCGCGCGCATCGTCAGCTTCAACACCCTGCGCGAACGCGGACTTGAGCGCTTTGCCGATCCGCAAAACCCGATTCAGATGCTGACACCCAGCTCATCGCCGATCAGTTCCGCCTATTATCAGCCCAACCTCGGCGGTGATATGGCGGCGGTACGCGGGATGGTCAAGGCATTGCTGGAAAGCCACCGACAGCAGCAGGCTGCCGGCCAGGTCGGCCTGTTCGATTTGCCGTTTATCGAGCAGCACTGCGTCGGAGTCGACGCCTATCTGGCGCAGGTTGACGCCACCAGTTGGGCGAAGATCACCCAGCAGTCGGGACTGAGCGAAACGCAGCTGCGCGAAGCGGCCGAGATTTACCGCTCGGCACCGCGGGTGATTTGCACCTGGGCAATGGGCGTCACCCAGCATAAGCACTCGGTGGCCACGGTGCGTGAAATCACCAATCTGCAACTGCTGTTCGGCCAATTGGGCAAGCCGGGCGCCGGTCTGTGTCCGGTGCGTGGCCATAGTAACGTGCAGGGCAACCGCACCATGGGCATTGATGAAAAAGCGCCGACGGCGCTGCTTGACAGTCTGGCCAGGCACTTCAATTTTTCGCCACGTCGTGAGCCGGGCCACAATACGGTAGAAGCGATCGAAGCGATGCTGCGCGGCGAGGTCAAGGTGTTGATTGCGCTTGGCGGCAATCTGGCGGCAGCAGCGCCGGACAGCGAACGCACCGCACAGGCGCTGCGTAACTGCGGGTTGACGGTACACATCAGCACCAAATTGAATCGCAGCCATCTGATCACCGGTAAAGACGCGCTGATCCTGCCAACGCTCGGCCGCACCGAACAGGATATGCAGGCCAGCGGAGCGCAGTTTATTACCGTCGAGGACTCATTCAGCATGGTGCACGCCTCGGAAGGCATCGGCAAACCGCTATCGGACAGTCAGCGCTCGGAAACAGCGATCGTCTGCGGCATCGCCGATGCGGTGCTGGGTAATCAGTCGCTCGACTGGCTGGCGCTGGCGGACGACTATTCGCTGATCCGCGATCACATCGCCGCCACCATAGCCGGTTTCGACGATTTTAACCCGCGTTGCGAATTGCCGGGCGGCTTTTATCTCGGCAACGCTGCCGCCGAACTGCGCTTCGCCACGCCAAGCGGCAAGGCGGAATTTGGTGCCGCAGCGCTACCCGACAGCCTGTTCCCACAGTTGGCCGGGCAGACGGCGCCGTTCACTCTGCAAACCCTGCGTTCCCACGATCAGTACAACACCACGATTTATGGGCTCGACGATCGCTATCGCGGCGTTTACGGCCAACGCGAGGTGTTGTTTATCAATCCAGACGATCTTGCCGCACTGGGGATGCAGGACGGCGAGCGGGTCGAGATTGAAACCCTGTGGAATGACGGCGTAACGCGCAAGGTCAGTGGCTTCAAACTGGTGAGCTATGCTATTCCACGCGGCAACCTGGCGGCCTACTACCCGGAAACCAACCCGCTGGTGCCGCTGGCCAGCTTTGGCGACGGTACCGGCACGCCAACCTCCAAATCGATCCCGGTGGCGATACGTCGTGAGCCTGCGTCAGTCACGCTGCGCATTGCCTGA
- the dacD gene encoding serine-type D-Ala-D-Ala carboxypeptidase DacD has product MKRSVSAVVIGILLPLAAQAADTAGDFPSLTPPPIDAASYVLMDYASGQIMAQNHADQRRNPASLTKLMTGLVIDHALDQHKISLDDVVTVGKDAWAAGNPVFKGSSLMFLKPGDRVTVRDLSRGIIIDSGNDACVAMADYVAGSQTAFVDLMNNKAAQLGLKNTHFETVHGLDAPGQYTTAGDLAVISRAIIMSEPAEYHMYSERSLTWNGITQQNRNGLLWDKTLHVDGLKTGHTESAGFNIIASATEGDRRLIAVVMGGKSPKGREEQARKLLSWGLRDFDSVRVFKAGQPLGNEAVWYGDRSRIAVGVAQDRYLTLPKGEASKLKAQYVLNVPRLEAPLPQGQTVGEVRVSDNGKLLATLPLVTLQPTAAGSVFSRLMDYLRLKV; this is encoded by the coding sequence GTGAAGCGTTCAGTATCGGCTGTGGTAATCGGGATTTTGTTGCCGCTGGCAGCGCAGGCGGCAGACACGGCAGGCGATTTTCCCTCGCTAACGCCGCCGCCAATTGATGCGGCATCGTATGTATTAATGGATTACGCCAGTGGCCAGATTATGGCGCAAAACCACGCCGACCAGCGGCGTAACCCGGCCAGCCTGACCAAATTGATGACCGGGTTGGTGATTGACCATGCGCTGGATCAGCACAAAATCAGCCTGGACGATGTGGTGACGGTGGGCAAGGATGCCTGGGCAGCAGGCAATCCGGTGTTCAAGGGATCGTCGCTGATGTTTTTAAAGCCAGGTGACAGGGTCACGGTTCGCGACCTGAGCCGCGGTATCATTATTGATTCCGGCAACGATGCCTGCGTGGCAATGGCTGACTACGTCGCCGGCAGCCAGACGGCGTTTGTCGACCTGATGAACAACAAAGCAGCGCAGCTGGGATTGAAAAATACCCATTTTGAAACCGTTCATGGCCTCGATGCTCCGGGGCAATACACCACGGCCGGCGATCTGGCGGTGATTTCACGCGCCATCATCATGAGCGAACCGGCGGAATACCATATGTACAGCGAAAGGTCGCTGACCTGGAATGGTATTACCCAGCAGAACCGCAATGGGCTGCTGTGGGACAAAACGCTGCACGTCGACGGCTTGAAGACGGGCCACACCGAATCGGCCGGTTTCAATATCATTGCTTCCGCCACCGAGGGCGATCGTCGGCTGATCGCGGTAGTGATGGGGGGGAAAAGCCCTAAAGGGCGCGAAGAACAGGCGCGTAAGCTGTTGAGCTGGGGGCTGCGTGATTTTGACAGCGTGCGTGTATTCAAGGCCGGTCAGCCATTGGGCAACGAGGCGGTGTGGTACGGCGACCGGTCGCGGATCGCGGTCGGCGTAGCGCAGGATCGTTACCTGACGCTGCCAAAAGGCGAAGCGAGCAAGCTGAAGGCGCAATATGTGCTCAACGTCCCACGCCTTGAGGCGCCGTTGCCACAGGGGCAAACCGTGGGGGAAGTGCGCGTCAGCGACAATGGCAAACTGTTGGCAACGCTGCCGCTGGTCACCCTGCAGCCGACGGCGGCTGGCAGCGTATTTTCACGCCTGATGGATTATCTGCGGCTGAAAGTCTGA
- a CDS encoding carbonate dehydratase, which translates to MLRKNPSGHLPQVSPKAYIDPTAIICGRVMIGDYVYVGPYAVIRADELNPDGELEPIVIGAHSNIQDGVVIHSKGGAAVTIGSYSSIAHRAIVHGPCRIDDRVFIGFNSVLFNCHVRSGCVVRYNAVVDGVTLPENRYIPSTERVGVDSDLSRYAAVDRDALQFSEEVAATNIALVRGYQALRNEF; encoded by the coding sequence ATGTTGCGTAAAAATCCCAGCGGCCATTTGCCGCAGGTGTCACCAAAGGCTTATATCGATCCGACCGCCATTATTTGCGGACGGGTGATGATAGGTGATTATGTTTATGTTGGCCCTTACGCGGTGATCCGTGCCGATGAGCTTAACCCCGACGGCGAGTTGGAACCGATCGTCATTGGTGCCCATTCCAACATTCAGGACGGGGTGGTGATTCATTCCAAGGGCGGGGCGGCGGTTACCATCGGTAGCTATAGCTCGATCGCCCATCGCGCCATTGTGCATGGTCCCTGCCGTATAGACGATCGGGTATTCATCGGTTTCAACAGCGTGTTGTTCAATTGCCATGTGCGCAGCGGCTGCGTGGTGCGTTACAACGCGGTGGTAGACGGGGTGACGCTGCCGGAAAACCGCTATATCCCCTCAACTGAGCGCGTCGGTGTCGACAGTGATTTATCGCGTTATGCGGCGGTGGATCGTGATGCGTTGCAATTTTCTGAAGAGGTGGCGGCCACCAATATTGCGCTGGTACGGGGCTATCAGGCATTACGTAATGAATTTTGA